The Acidobacteriota bacterium genomic sequence GATGCCATCGGTCATCCGGCTGATGGAGTACATTCACATTCCGTTTGAGCGAAAGAGCCTTTCGCGCAAGAACATCCTGCTTCGCGATCACAACACCTGTCAGTACTGCGGGCGCGTGTTCCCGCCTCAGGACCTGACGCTCGATCACATCACACCCCGATCGCGCGGGGGTGATTCCGCGTGGGAGAATCTGGTGGCCTGCTGCCGCTCGTGCAACAACCGAAAAGGCGACCGCTCTCCGGAAGGCGCGGGGATGAGGCTGCTGAAGCGTCCGCAAGCGTACAACCTCCACGTCAACCGTCAGATCATCCGCTATTTGGGCCGCGCCGACGAAGCGTGGCGCAAATACCTCTTTTACTAATTGCGGATTGCGGATTGCGGATTGAATGTCGCTGGTGACTGAGCTATCCTCAATCCGCAATCCGAAATCCGCAATCCGCAATGCTTACTGATGAACCCATTCTTTGAGGCTGTCTACGAAGTTCAAGAAGCTACCCTGATGGCCGCCCGCGCGTTCCGGCGCGCCTTATCAAAGCCTCGTTACTTGCGCGAGATCACCACCCAGATGGACCTGATCGGCGTCGGGTCCATACTGATCATCGTGTTGACCGGTGCATTCACCGGAGGCATCCTCGCGCTTAACACAATTCCCACGCTGAAAGATTTCGGCGCCACTGCGAAGACAGGCGAGCTCGTTATGACTTCGCTGGTGCGCGAGATGGGGCCAGTGTTGGCCTCGTTAATGCTTGCCGGCCGCGTAGGTTCAGCGATCGCCGCCGAGCTTGGCTCGATGGTCGTTTCGGAACAGGTAGACGCCATGCGCGCGCTGGGGACCGATCCGATCAAGAAGCTTGTGTGGCCGCGAATGCTGGCGCTTATGGTAATGTGTCCCGCTCTGACGATCCTTGCGGATATGGTCGGATCAGTCGGAGGATGGGCCGTATCGAGCTCGTTGCTGGGGGTCCCAAGCTCGGTCTATATTCGCTCGGCTAAAGACGCGCTGACATACACTGATCTCTTCGGCGGGCTCCTCAAACCGCTAGTGTTTGGCTTCATCATAGCGGTCGTAAGCTGCCGCGCCGGACTGCGCACTCACGGGGGCACAGTGGGAGTCGGGCGCTCGACCACCCAGTCGGTGGTGTTGTCGGATATTTTGATACTGGCGGCGGATTACTTCCTGCAAACACTGATTCAAGCTTTGCCTGAGATCGTGCGGCTGGCCCGCAAGTTTTACTAGCACGTAACTATGTCAGAACAGATACACGGCGCAATTGAGTTTCACGACGTGACGATGGCCTATGAGGACCGGGTCATCCTGGACGAAGTGAGTTTCACGGTAAATCCAGGCGAGACCAAGATTGTCATGGGCGGGTCGGGGACGGGCAAATCCACGATTCTCAAACTCGTGCTCGGACTCATAAAGCCGCAGGGTGGCCGCATACTGATCGACGGCGATGACGTCACCGGGATGACCGAAGCCGAACTAACCACGGCCCGCAGAAAAATAGGCATGGTCTTTCAGGATGGCGCGCTGTTCGATTCGCTGTCGGTTTACGAGAATGTCGGCTTCCGCCTGTTCGAGCAGGGAGTGCCGGAGGACGAAATCGAAGAGGCCGTCCGGCGGATGCTTCGGTTCGTCAATCTCGAGGAAACGATGGAAATGATGCCCTCTGAGCTGTCGGGCGGAATGCGGCGCCGAGTTGGCATCGCCCGCGCTCTTGTGGGCAGCCCGAAGCTGATACTTTTTGATGAGCCAACGGCAGGGCTGGACCCGCCGACCGCCCGTACGATCCTCGAGCTTGCGATGAAGCTCCGCGACCTTGAAGGAGTCAGCTCGATCTTCGTGACACATAGGCTGGAGGACATAAAGCTGCTGTCTTCGTCCTTCGCGACGATTGGCGAAGGCGGCGATGTGGAGTTCCGCTCCGAGGAAGGAAGCTTGTGTCTGATCAACACTCGCTTCATTATGCTCAAAGAAGGCAAGGTGATTTTCAACGGCACCGATGAAGAGCTCTGGATCAGTGAAGACCCTTATATCCAGGATTTCTTTAGGGTGGCGTGACGGGAGAAGTCAGAGGTCAGAAGTCAGAAGCCAGGAGAGTCAGAGGTCAGAAGTCAGAAGCCAGGAGAGTCAGAGGTCAGAAGTCAGAAGTCAGAGGTAAGAAGTCAGAAGTCAGAGGTCAGAATGCAGAAGTCAGATATCTCAGAAGTCCGGGCCTCCGACCTCCGACCCTGACCTCTGACCTCTGACTTCTGACCTCTGATCTCTGACTTCTGACCAACGGAGGTTGTTATGCCAAGACAGAAAACCAAATTGTCTGAGTTGCGGGTTGGGATATTGGTGGTCGCGACCATCACGATCCTGATCATCTTCATACTGAGTGTCAGCGGCGGGATTCCATTTTTTCAAAACAACTCAACCTACACGACTCGCTTTGCGGCAGCCGACGGACTGAAGAACGGCGACGAGGTTCGCCTAGCCGGCAAGAACGTCGGCAAGGTTGAAAGCGTCGAGTTCGGAGCCGTACCCACCAGCAAAGACGAAAAGCCAATAGTCGTCGTCATGGCCGTCGAGTCCAAAGAAGTCGAGGGCCGCATTCGGAGAGACTCGCAGGCTGTTTTGGCTCAGCAAGGGTTTCTCGGCGAGCGGGTCATCGACATAACCCCTGGCACGACGGGCGCGGAGCCCATACCCGATCGCGGTGAGATACCTAGCGCGGACCAGTCCGGACTGGCGCAGGTATTCGCGGGCGCGAGCGATATCCTCACCCAGTTCAATACGGTCGGCAAACAGCTTCAGGAGTTGATGGACAACATCAATCAGGGCAAAGGCACGATCGGCAAGCTGCTTCACGACGATGCATTCTATGTGAATCTCAACCGCGCGATATTAGAGTTTCAAGATATTGGCGCTCGCGTGGGCAAAGGTAACGGCACGATCGCCCGTTTGCTCAACGATCCCAAGCTCTACGATGATCTGCGCGGCGCGACCAGTGACGTTCAAGGCATCGTCTCCGATGTGCGAGCAGGCAAGGGAACGATAGGTAAGCTGATAACCGACGAGCAGTTTTACAAGCAGGCAACTGAAATTCTGGCGAAGTTCAACTCGACGACTGAGAAGCTCGACAAGATCGCCGCCGACATCGAAGCAGGACGTGGCTCGCTCGGCAAGTTCATAAAGGACGAGAAACTGCACGACGACGTGCAATCGACAGTCGCGTCATTCAGGAGCATCAGCGACCGCCTCGATAAGGGAGAAGGCTCTGCGGGCAAGCTGCT encodes the following:
- a CDS encoding MlaD family protein; its protein translation is MPRQKTKLSELRVGILVVATITILIIFILSVSGGIPFFQNNSTYTTRFAAADGLKNGDEVRLAGKNVGKVESVEFGAVPTSKDEKPIVVVMAVESKEVEGRIRRDSQAVLAQQGFLGERVIDITPGTTGAEPIPDRGEIPSADQSGLAQVFAGASDILTQFNTVGKQLQELMDNINQGKGTIGKLLHDDAFYVNLNRAILEFQDIGARVGKGNGTIARLLNDPKLYDDLRGATSDVQGIVSDVRAGKGTIGKLITDEQFYKQATEILAKFNSTTEKLDKIAADIEAGRGSLGKFIKDEKLHDDVQSTVASFRSISDRLDKGEGSAGKLLHDDKLYNNLNQTTAEMVKLLYDFRQNPKKYLSIKLSLF
- a CDS encoding ATP-binding cassette domain-containing protein, which gives rise to MSEQIHGAIEFHDVTMAYEDRVILDEVSFTVNPGETKIVMGGSGTGKSTILKLVLGLIKPQGGRILIDGDDVTGMTEAELTTARRKIGMVFQDGALFDSLSVYENVGFRLFEQGVPEDEIEEAVRRMLRFVNLEETMEMMPSELSGGMRRRVGIARALVGSPKLILFDEPTAGLDPPTARTILELAMKLRDLEGVSSIFVTHRLEDIKLLSSSFATIGEGGDVEFRSEEGSLCLINTRFIMLKEGKVIFNGTDEELWISEDPYIQDFFRVA
- a CDS encoding HNH endonuclease, with the protein product MNSRVLVLNASFEPINVCTARRAVVLILKGVANAEESSAQWLHSSRFSMPMPSVIRLMEYIHIPFERKSLSRKNILLRDHNTCQYCGRVFPPQDLTLDHITPRSRGGDSAWENLVACCRSCNNRKGDRSPEGAGMRLLKRPQAYNLHVNRQIIRYLGRADEAWRKYLFY
- a CDS encoding ABC transporter permease is translated as MNPFFEAVYEVQEATLMAARAFRRALSKPRYLREITTQMDLIGVGSILIIVLTGAFTGGILALNTIPTLKDFGATAKTGELVMTSLVREMGPVLASLMLAGRVGSAIAAELGSMVVSEQVDAMRALGTDPIKKLVWPRMLALMVMCPALTILADMVGSVGGWAVSSSLLGVPSSVYIRSAKDALTYTDLFGGLLKPLVFGFIIAVVSCRAGLRTHGGTVGVGRSTTQSVVLSDILILAADYFLQTLIQALPEIVRLARKFY